From a single Anaerobranca gottschalkii DSM 13577 genomic region:
- a CDS encoding nucleoside recognition domain-containing protein yields the protein MIEDLFNSFLGSLNSLFQLALIIFPLLIVIEFLKEYGVIDKIGKFFSPLMKWLKLPHDAILPVSVGFLIGLTYGAGVIITVGKEKGFSTVDLTKILILVGISHALIEETVIFAGVGANAIIVLTVRVLSAIIATTLYTKFISISY from the coding sequence ATGATCGAAGATTTATTTAATAGTTTTTTAGGTTCCTTAAATTCCCTTTTTCAACTTGCTTTGATAATTTTTCCTTTACTTATTGTTATAGAATTTTTAAAAGAGTATGGGGTTATAGATAAAATAGGGAAGTTTTTTTCTCCTTTAATGAAATGGTTAAAACTCCCCCATGATGCTATTTTGCCAGTTTCTGTAGGCTTTTTAATAGGTTTAACATATGGAGCCGGTGTAATTATAACTGTAGGGAAAGAGAAGGGTTTTTCCACTGTTGATTTAACAAAAATTCTGATACTTGTAGGAATAAGTCACGCTTTGATAGAAGAAACAGTGATATTTGCCGGTGTAGGAGCAAATGCTATAATTGTATTAACAGTACGGGTATTATCCGCTATTATTGCAACTACTCTTTATACCAAATTTATAAGTATTAGTTATTAG
- a CDS encoding YggT family protein produces the protein MIGVVNRLFEAFYWLLIIRILFSWIPVSPTNRTLYEFKSVIYKITEFYLRPFRNLIPPIGSGGAYIDISPIIGFIALNFIRQIVIGILRNIGGF, from the coding sequence ATGATAGGAGTAGTTAACAGACTTTTTGAAGCCTTTTATTGGTTGTTGATTATTAGGATTCTTTTTTCATGGATACCTGTATCCCCTACAAATAGAACTTTATATGAGTTTAAAAGTGTCATTTATAAAATTACTGAATTTTATTTAAGACCTTTTAGAAATTTAATCCCCCCAATAGGTTCTGGTGGAGCATATATTGATATTTCTCCAATCATAGGTTTTATTGCTTTAAATTTTATTAGACAGATTGTGATTGGTATTTTGAGGAATATAGGAGGATTTTAA
- a CDS encoding DivIVA domain-containing protein gives MPLTPLDIHNKEFSRSFRGYNEDEVNEFLDKIVRDYEKLIKENQDLNEKIKGLTQKLEHYSKIEETLHNAIVVAQETAEEVKQNASREAELIRREAEREAKKTIDEAILKARKIHNEMEEMAKQVHVCRTRFKALLEAQLEMLTADDWTDLEKNLNEYR, from the coding sequence ATGCCATTAACCCCACTAGATATCCATAATAAAGAATTTTCCCGTTCTTTTAGAGGATATAATGAAGATGAAGTAAATGAGTTTTTAGATAAAATTGTCAGGGATTATGAAAAACTCATTAAAGAGAATCAAGACTTAAATGAAAAAATAAAAGGATTAACCCAAAAGTTAGAACATTATTCAAAAATTGAAGAAACATTACATAATGCCATTGTCGTAGCTCAAGAGACAGCTGAAGAAGTAAAACAAAATGCTAGTAGAGAAGCGGAACTTATTCGAAGAGAAGCAGAAAGGGAAGCTAAAAAAACTATTGATGAAGCGATACTTAAAGCTAGAAAAATACATAATGAAATGGAAGAAATGGCTAAGCAGGTACATGTTTGTAGAACTAGATTTAAAGCCCTTTTAGAAGCCCAGTTGGAAATGTTGACAGCTGATGATTGGACAGATTTGGAGAAAAATCTAAATGAATATAGGTAA
- a CDS encoding YggS family pyridoxal phosphate-dependent enzyme has product MVLENYLKVQEKIKKRTSNNVLILPVSKTATLEQMEELYKNGITTFAENRVEGFFQKQKSFPNCSWHMIGNIQSRKVKDIVGNFSLIHSLHREKIALEIDKYSRGKEIITNCLVQVNISKEDTKSGLYKDEVEDFLIFVSKLPGVNVQGLMTMAPFTENPEEVRYVFRELRELRDGLRNKGFHNLKELSMGMSNDYLVAVEEGATIVRIGSEIFS; this is encoded by the coding sequence ATGGTATTGGAAAACTATTTAAAAGTACAAGAAAAGATTAAAAAACGTACCTCAAACAATGTTCTTATCCTTCCAGTATCAAAAACGGCAACTTTAGAACAAATGGAAGAACTATATAAAAATGGTATAACAACCTTTGCTGAAAATCGTGTGGAAGGATTTTTTCAAAAACAAAAGAGTTTTCCTAATTGTAGTTGGCATATGATAGGTAATATCCAATCTAGAAAAGTAAAAGATATAGTGGGAAACTTCTCATTAATCCATTCTTTACATAGGGAAAAAATTGCATTAGAAATAGACAAATACTCTAGAGGAAAAGAAATAATAACTAATTGTTTAGTACAAGTTAATATTTCAAAAGAAGACACTAAATCTGGTTTATATAAAGATGAAGTAGAGGATTTTTTGATATTTGTATCTAAACTCCCAGGGGTTAATGTTCAGGGGTTGATGACAATGGCTCCCTTTACAGAAAATCCTGAAGAAGTTCGCTATGTATTTAGAGAGCTGAGGGAGTTACGGGATGGGTTGAGAAATAAGGGTTTTCATAATTTAAAGGAATTATCAATGGGAATGTCCAATGATTATTTAGTAGCAGTGGAAGAAGGAGCTACTATTGTGAGAATAGGAAGTGAAATCTTTAGTTAA
- the ftsZ gene encoding cell division protein FtsZ, whose product MFEFDFDMEQFAHIKVIGVGGGGSNAVNRMISSGLKGVDFIVANTDAQALHNSQADVKIQLGDKITKGLGAGANPEIGRQSAEETREEIAKALKGADMVFVTAGMGGGTGTGAAPIIAEIAKEQGALTVGVVTKPFSFEGRKRQGFAEKGIENLKEKVDTLIVIPNDRLLQVTDKNVTMLEAFKIADDVLLQGVKGISDLIAVPGLINLDFADVKTIMKETGSALMGIGIASGENRASVAANQAVSSPLLETSINGAKGVLLNISGGTNLGLHEVQEAAAVVEKYVDADANIIFGAVIDESMGDEIKVTVIATGFDAPKADKTKYISELEVESFDGEDFDIPAFLRKRMSK is encoded by the coding sequence ATGTTTGAGTTTGATTTTGATATGGAGCAATTTGCCCATATAAAAGTAATTGGAGTTGGTGGTGGGGGCAGTAATGCTGTCAATAGAATGATCAGTTCTGGTTTAAAAGGTGTAGACTTTATCGTTGCAAATACTGATGCACAAGCCTTACATAATTCCCAAGCTGATGTAAAAATCCAATTGGGAGATAAAATAACAAAAGGTTTAGGTGCAGGGGCAAATCCTGAAATTGGTCGTCAATCAGCTGAGGAGACTAGAGAAGAGATAGCTAAAGCTTTAAAAGGTGCTGATATGGTTTTTGTCACTGCTGGTATGGGTGGTGGTACTGGTACTGGTGCTGCACCTATCATTGCTGAAATTGCCAAAGAACAGGGAGCTTTAACTGTTGGTGTTGTCACAAAACCCTTTAGTTTTGAGGGTAGAAAAAGACAGGGATTTGCCGAAAAAGGTATTGAAAACTTAAAAGAAAAAGTTGACACGTTAATAGTTATCCCCAACGACCGCTTACTTCAAGTTACTGATAAAAATGTAACTATGTTAGAAGCCTTTAAGATTGCTGATGATGTATTATTACAAGGTGTAAAAGGTATATCTGACTTAATTGCAGTACCGGGTTTAATTAATTTGGACTTTGCAGATGTTAAGACAATAATGAAAGAAACCGGTTCTGCTCTAATGGGCATTGGTATAGCTTCAGGTGAAAATAGGGCTAGTGTAGCGGCTAATCAAGCAGTATCCAGTCCTCTGTTAGAAACATCAATTAATGGTGCAAAAGGTGTATTATTAAACATTTCTGGTGGAACTAATCTAGGCCTTCATGAAGTACAAGAAGCAGCAGCTGTAGTAGAAAAATATGTTGATGCTGATGCAAATATTATCTTTGGTGCTGTTATTGATGAATCAATGGGAGATGAAATAAAAGTTACTGTTATAGCTACTGGCTTTGATGCACCTAAGGCAGATAAAACTAAATATATTTCAGAATTGGAAGTGGAATCCTTTGATGGAGAGGATTTTGATATACCAGCCTTTTTAAGAAAAAGAATGTCTAAATAA
- a CDS encoding nucleoside recognition domain-containing protein, with protein MNIGKVLVNGGKNGTVVMWELAKVIIPVITLVNFFEKTGLLQHFSNFLQPAMALFSLPGEGALVLIIGNLTTVYGAVGAMLSLDLTVKEITILSSMLAICHSILSETVIAKKVGSQAWIVLFSRLIMSIIVGILLGIIL; from the coding sequence ATGAATATAGGTAAAGTACTTGTTAACGGTGGTAAGAACGGCACCGTAGTAATGTGGGAATTAGCCAAGGTGATCATTCCGGTTATCACCTTGGTTAATTTTTTCGAAAAAACTGGGCTGCTACAACATTTTTCTAATTTTCTTCAACCAGCAATGGCTTTATTCTCTTTGCCTGGTGAAGGGGCTTTAGTGTTAATAATCGGTAATTTAACTACAGTGTATGGGGCTGTAGGTGCTATGTTATCTCTAGATTTAACAGTTAAAGAAATAACTATTCTTTCTTCAATGTTAGCCATATGTCATAGTATACTAAGTGAAACGGTTATAGCGAAAAAAGTCGGTTCTCAAGCATGGATTGTCCTTTTTTCTAGGTTAATCATGTCTATCATTGTAGGAATACTCTTAGGAATTATACTTTAG
- a CDS encoding sigma-E processing peptidase SpoIIGA, with the protein MKIYLDLTFIVNFLLCLIIFILHDLVYSHKTPLKRKIFASLFGSAYSIFLVLYPKFFAHVFVKVIFFLLLGFIAFPVDNLMIFLKKIVTLFVISFLGAGVLYWIMIENIGFISIINPIISVREVTKIILFFSGLVIFIPLTRIFILNVKNIFNNKKMYYYLEIYVGNEKVKVRGFLDTGNSIYDPLTKLPVIIVNAVSIKKLLGPEWSKWLETGDIWEVPMETQLKVTLIPFKSMGGEELLVTIRADKVKLLGEKNDEVNCLIGLNPDMSRMYPGVDALLHPAVIF; encoded by the coding sequence ATGAAAATATATTTAGATTTAACCTTTATCGTAAATTTTTTGTTATGTCTAATTATATTTATATTACATGACTTAGTTTATTCCCATAAAACACCATTAAAAAGAAAAATTTTCGCATCTTTATTTGGCTCAGCATATAGTATTTTTTTAGTCCTTTATCCAAAATTTTTTGCACATGTTTTTGTTAAGGTAATTTTTTTCCTATTATTAGGTTTTATCGCCTTTCCCGTTGATAATTTAATGATTTTTTTAAAAAAGATAGTAACCTTATTTGTTATTTCTTTTTTAGGTGCAGGGGTATTGTACTGGATTATGATTGAAAATATAGGTTTTATTTCTATAATTAACCCAATAATTTCTGTAAGGGAAGTTACAAAAATTATTCTTTTTTTCTCAGGATTAGTCATATTTATCCCCCTTACTAGAATATTTATACTAAATGTGAAGAATATTTTTAACAACAAAAAGATGTATTATTACTTGGAAATATATGTTGGAAATGAAAAAGTAAAAGTTCGCGGCTTTTTAGATACCGGCAACTCAATTTATGACCCATTAACCAAGTTGCCTGTAATTATTGTTAATGCTGTATCAATAAAAAAATTATTAGGTCCTGAGTGGAGTAAATGGCTGGAAACAGGTGATATTTGGGAGGTGCCGATGGAAACCCAATTAAAAGTAACCTTAATACCTTTCAAGTCTATGGGAGGTGAAGAGTTATTGGTAACCATAAGGGCAGATAAAGTTAAGTTGTTGGGAGAAAAAAATGATGAGGTTAATTGTTTAATTGGTTTAAATCCAGATATGTCACGGATGTATCCTGGAGTAGATGCATTATTACACCCAGCTGTAATATTTTAG
- a CDS encoding YlmC/YmxH family sporulation protein, translating into MRISDLRNKEILNFSEGLLIGHFDDLEIDLEKGIIKSLIISGRRGFLVFFTDEPDIIIPWNKIIKIGHDVIIVDLSLNNEKNFKIEVEK; encoded by the coding sequence ATGAGGATATCTGATCTTAGAAATAAAGAAATTCTAAATTTTAGTGAAGGATTGTTGATAGGTCATTTTGATGATTTAGAAATAGATTTAGAAAAAGGCATCATTAAATCTTTAATAATTTCTGGGAGGCGGGGTTTTTTGGTTTTTTTTACTGATGAACCAGATATCATCATACCTTGGAATAAAATTATTAAAATAGGTCATGATGTAATTATTGTTGATCTTAGTTTAAATAATGAAAAAAACTTTAAAATTGAAGTAGAAAAGTGA
- the sigE gene encoding RNA polymerase sporulation sigma factor SigE: MSFFAKLKLELRLLYVKILKVLKLERSYIYFVGSTEALPPPLSNDEESYLMEKLQKGDEGVKRLLIEHNLRLVVYIARKFENTGVNIEDLVSIGTIGLIKAVNTFDPSKKIKLATYGSKCIENEILMFLRRNNKLKAEVSFDEPLNIDWDGNELLLSDVLGTEPDIVHKDLEQEINRNLLQKAMTKLSKREQKIMILRFGLHDGNIRTQKDVAEILGISQSYISRLEKKIIKRLKKEISKME, encoded by the coding sequence ATGAGTTTTTTTGCAAAACTAAAATTAGAGTTACGATTATTGTATGTTAAAATTTTAAAGGTATTGAAATTAGAGAGGAGTTATATTTACTTTGTAGGTAGTACAGAAGCTTTACCACCTCCATTATCTAATGACGAAGAATCATATTTAATGGAAAAACTTCAAAAAGGTGACGAGGGCGTTAAACGGTTATTAATTGAACATAATTTAAGACTTGTTGTATACATAGCTAGGAAATTTGAAAATACTGGAGTAAATATCGAAGATTTGGTTTCAATAGGTACTATTGGTTTAATTAAAGCTGTAAATACCTTTGATCCTTCAAAGAAAATTAAACTTGCAACATATGGCTCTAAATGTATTGAAAACGAAATACTTATGTTTTTGAGGAGAAATAATAAGTTAAAAGCAGAGGTTTCCTTTGATGAACCTTTAAATATAGATTGGGATGGTAATGAGTTACTTTTATCAGATGTACTAGGGACAGAACCAGATATTGTTCATAAAGATTTAGAACAAGAAATTAATCGAAACTTATTACAAAAGGCAATGACTAAACTTTCAAAAAGGGAACAAAAAATAATGATTTTAAGATTTGGTTTACATGATGGCAATATTCGAACCCAAAAAGATGTAGCAGAAATCTTAGGTATTTCCCAATCCTATATTTCAAGGTTAGAAAAGAAGATTATCAAACGATTGAAAAAAGAAATAAGCAAAATGGAGTAA
- the sigG gene encoding RNA polymerase sporulation sigma factor SigG: MINKVEICGVNTAKLPVLKNAEMKELFIRLQQGDQEAREKLVNGNLRLVLSVIQRFNNRGECVDDLFQVGCIGLIKAIDNFDLNQNVKFSTYAVPMIIGEIRRYLRDNNPIRVSRSLRDIAYKALQVRDGLINKLDREPTVAEIADELEINREEVVFALDAIQEPVSLFEPIYHDGGEPIFVMDQIRDNKEVDGNWIEEIAINEALTRLNEREKKILTLRFFEGKTQMEVAEEIGISQAQVSRLEKVALNHLKKYVRDE, translated from the coding sequence GTGATAAATAAAGTAGAAATTTGTGGAGTAAATACAGCTAAATTACCTGTCTTAAAAAATGCAGAGATGAAAGAATTATTTATCCGGTTACAACAGGGGGACCAGGAGGCAAGGGAAAAATTAGTCAATGGAAACCTTCGGTTAGTCTTAAGTGTAATCCAAAGGTTTAATAATAGAGGAGAATGTGTAGACGATTTATTTCAAGTAGGATGTATTGGTTTAATCAAAGCTATAGATAACTTTGATTTAAACCAAAATGTCAAATTTTCAACTTATGCAGTACCAATGATCATAGGTGAAATCAGAAGATATTTAAGGGATAATAATCCAATTAGAGTTAGCAGATCTTTAAGGGATATTGCTTATAAAGCATTACAAGTTAGGGATGGTTTAATAAATAAATTAGATCGTGAACCTACAGTAGCGGAAATTGCCGACGAACTTGAGATAAATAGGGAAGAAGTGGTTTTTGCTTTAGATGCTATTCAAGAACCGGTATCTCTTTTTGAACCTATTTATCACGATGGAGGAGAACCAATATTTGTTATGGATCAAATCAGGGACAACAAGGAAGTAGATGGTAATTGGATAGAAGAAATAGCTATTAACGAAGCACTAACTAGGTTAAATGAAAGGGAAAAGAAAATATTAACCCTCAGATTTTTTGAAGGGAAAACTCAGATGGAAGTTGCTGAAGAAATAGGAATTTCTCAAGCCCAAGTATCTCGGCTAGAAAAGGTAGCCTTAAATCACTTAAAAAAATATGTGAGGGATGAATAA
- a CDS encoding RNA-binding protein, translated as MDREKILNLLDNDVDKMAVAHGLDCAQMAADKNMIKETNFLDPYHQEIITKATKDIFGVRYILEGGYPESERKKIIFYPDFLKAEDVEGEIAYLEITGAGLEKCNHRDYLGAILGLGLKREKIGDIIVFDQGCQVIVSPDIATFILANLTKVKNVTVQVKEIYPHQLKITESKVKEITGTVASLRLDAVASLGFGISRTKVVALIKGEKVKVSYKPINNPSYTVKEGEIISIRGRGRIEIAEVGNLTKKNRIHLKIKKYL; from the coding sequence ATGGACAGAGAAAAGATATTAAATTTACTCGATAATGATGTGGACAAGATGGCTGTAGCCCATGGCCTTGATTGTGCTCAAATGGCTGCTGATAAAAATATGATAAAAGAAACTAATTTTCTTGACCCTTATCATCAGGAAATTATAACTAAAGCTACAAAGGATATTTTCGGTGTTAGATATATCCTTGAAGGGGGATATCCAGAAAGTGAAAGAAAGAAAATTATTTTCTATCCTGACTTTTTAAAAGCTGAAGATGTTGAAGGTGAAATAGCCTATTTAGAAATAACGGGTGCAGGATTAGAAAAATGTAATCATCGTGATTACTTAGGAGCTATTTTAGGATTAGGACTTAAAAGGGAAAAAATAGGTGATATTATTGTTTTTGATCAAGGTTGTCAAGTAATTGTCAGTCCTGATATTGCTACATTTATACTTGCTAATTTAACAAAGGTAAAAAATGTAACAGTCCAGGTTAAAGAAATATATCCCCATCAATTAAAAATTACTGAGAGTAAAGTAAAAGAAATAACGGGAACAGTAGCATCATTACGGCTAGATGCAGTAGCTAGTTTGGGTTTTGGCATATCTAGGACTAAGGTAGTAGCATTAATTAAAGGAGAAAAAGTCAAAGTTTCCTATAAACCCATAAATAATCCATCTTATACAGTGAAAGAAGGAGAGATTATATCAATACGGGGTAGGGGACGGATTGAAATAGCTGAAGTAGGAAATCTAACTAAAAAAAATAGAATTCACTTAAAGATAAAAAAATATCTCTAA
- the nrdR gene encoding transcriptional regulator NrdR: protein MRCPFCQNSDTKVLDSRPNEDKTAIRRRRECLECFKRFTTFEKIEEAPVVVVKRDGRKELFNRSKIIRGLTRATEKRNISFTELEKLVDNIEKDLANRLVTEITSKEIGEMVLVRLRKLDEVAYVRFASVYKDFKDIEAFKKELSKL from the coding sequence ATGAGATGTCCATTTTGCCAAAATAGCGATACTAAAGTCTTAGATTCCCGTCCTAATGAAGATAAAACGGCTATAAGAAGGCGGAGGGAATGTTTAGAGTGTTTTAAACGTTTTACAACCTTTGAAAAAATTGAAGAAGCGCCGGTAGTAGTTGTAAAAAGGGATGGGAGAAAAGAGCTTTTTAATAGATCTAAAATTATTAGAGGATTAACTAGGGCAACGGAAAAAAGGAATATTTCTTTTACTGAATTAGAAAAATTAGTTGATAATATAGAAAAAGATTTAGCTAATAGGTTAGTGACTGAAATAACATCAAAAGAGATTGGAGAAATGGTTTTAGTTAGGTTGAGAAAGTTAGATGAGGTTGCTTATGTAAGGTTCGCCTCTGTATATAAAGATTTTAAAGATATTGAGGCATTTAAAAAGGAACTTTCTAAATTATAG
- a CDS encoding HlyD family efflux transporter periplasmic adaptor subunit: MVKKYPNKNFRVLKGGVEGKTSKINFKKWIFLIGIGVIAFFIIAHVANNLRDYITAKLLEIEVVEIKSMEQGIHGIGFFLREEKVLRGVNKSQLSLPPYTRIRKGQNLFGDYLAPIAGLIVYNIDGYESFEVNDQNLLNVFKDIDGNYKEVVQSSEGIKIVNNYQTDIMVKIDREYGELLHGLSRVRVRLGNEEISQILFVDVKGMEQHNDYYLIHLFSDELKDDFIALRFSDVFFILDTITGIPLPQSAIVIKEGKPGVYVLQRNRVVFWEIAKIKEEGGKVWVVGLRDNQQVILNPNIVKEGQWIKF; this comes from the coding sequence ATGGTCAAAAAGTACCCTAATAAAAATTTCAGGGTATTAAAAGGAGGGGTTGAAGGGAAGACAAGCAAAATAAACTTTAAAAAATGGATTTTTTTAATAGGGATAGGTGTTATAGCCTTTTTTATAATTGCTCATGTAGCAAATAATTTAAGGGATTATATCACTGCAAAATTATTAGAAATTGAAGTTGTGGAAATTAAAAGTATGGAGCAAGGAATCCACGGCATAGGCTTTTTTCTTAGGGAAGAAAAAGTTTTAAGAGGTGTTAATAAAAGCCAATTATCTCTTCCACCATATACAAGGATTAGAAAAGGTCAAAATCTCTTTGGTGATTATCTTGCCCCTATTGCTGGTTTAATTGTTTATAATATAGATGGTTACGAAAGTTTTGAGGTTAATGACCAAAATTTATTAAATGTTTTTAAAGATATAGATGGAAATTATAAAGAAGTGGTTCAGAGTAGTGAAGGAATAAAGATTGTAAATAATTATCAAACTGATATAATGGTTAAAATAGATAGGGAATATGGAGAGTTGCTCCATGGCTTATCAAGGGTTAGAGTGCGATTAGGAAATGAAGAGATAAGCCAAATTTTATTTGTAGATGTAAAGGGAATGGAACAACACAATGATTATTATCTTATCCACTTGTTTTCCGATGAATTAAAAGATGATTTTATTGCTCTAAGGTTTTCCGATGTGTTTTTTATTTTAGATACCATAACAGGTATACCCTTACCTCAAAGTGCGATAGTTATTAAAGAAGGTAAACCTGGAGTTTATGTTCTTCAACGGAATAGAGTAGTGTTTTGGGAAATTGCTAAAATTAAGGAAGAAGGTGGAAAGGTTTGGGTTGTAGGACTTAGGGATAATCAACAGGTAATTTTAAATCCCAATATAGTTAAAGAAGGGCAATGGATTAAGTTTTAG
- the ftsA gene encoding cell division protein FtsA: MPQKRIITSLDIGTSTTKVIVGEQDRDGNVNIIGIGQSKSLGLRKGTIVDLDSTVKSIVEAVEQAERMIGIQISSVFVGIPAAHVQMLKNRGVVAVSGEDKEITEYDYERVLQAAKVVAIPPEREIIQTIPLNFIVDGYDGIKDPVGMIGVRLEVEALILTATSTVLRNIKKCIERAGLTVENFILNSLATGEVALSADEKELGSILVDIGGGTTEVAIFQNSNLVDKIVLPIGGEHITSDISKGLRIPLVEGEKIKLRYGSALYRDEERSFEITTVGKEKVSVSTQKLTDIIEPRVQEIFYLIKKELLKLGYSEVLPGGIVLTGGVATLPGIAEVAQAQLGGNVRIYQPQFIGVADPSFSTGTGIIEYVVNNSLQTSAPVKSNKVIGFGLLAKLKELFNDFFR; encoded by the coding sequence TTGCCGCAAAAAAGAATTATTACAAGCTTAGATATAGGAACATCAACTACAAAAGTTATAGTGGGAGAACAAGACAGAGATGGCAATGTGAATATTATTGGGATTGGTCAAAGTAAATCCCTGGGTTTGAGGAAGGGTACCATTGTTGATCTTGATAGTACTGTAAAATCTATCGTAGAAGCAGTAGAACAAGCAGAAAGAATGATAGGAATTCAAATTTCTTCTGTATTTGTTGGTATCCCCGCAGCTCACGTACAGATGTTAAAAAACCGAGGTGTAGTGGCCGTTTCCGGTGAAGATAAAGAAATTACTGAATATGATTACGAAAGAGTTCTGCAAGCAGCTAAAGTTGTTGCAATTCCACCGGAAAGAGAAATCATTCAGACTATTCCATTAAACTTTATAGTTGATGGCTATGATGGAATTAAAGATCCAGTGGGAATGATAGGTGTAAGATTAGAAGTAGAAGCTTTAATCTTAACTGCTACTTCCACTGTTTTAAGAAATATTAAAAAATGTATTGAAAGAGCAGGACTTACTGTTGAAAATTTCATTTTAAATTCTTTAGCCACCGGTGAAGTGGCATTGTCTGCGGATGAAAAAGAGCTAGGGTCAATTTTGGTAGATATTGGAGGGGGAACTACCGAAGTAGCTATTTTTCAAAACTCAAACTTAGTGGATAAAATAGTTTTACCTATCGGTGGAGAGCACATCACTAGCGATATTTCTAAAGGTTTAAGAATTCCACTGGTGGAAGGAGAAAAAATAAAATTAAGATATGGATCTGCCCTCTATAGGGATGAAGAAAGAAGTTTTGAAATAACAACTGTAGGAAAAGAAAAAGTAAGTGTTAGTACTCAGAAATTAACAGATATCATCGAACCAAGGGTACAAGAGATTTTTTACTTAATTAAAAAAGAACTGTTAAAACTAGGTTATAGTGAAGTGTTACCTGGTGGAATTGTATTAACGGGTGGAGTGGCTACTTTACCAGGAATTGCTGAAGTGGCCCAAGCCCAATTAGGTGGTAATGTAAGGATTTATCAACCTCAATTTATTGGAGTTGCTGATCCCTCATTCTCAACTGGTACTGGCATAATTGAGTATGTTGTTAATAATAGTTTACAGACTTCTGCACCAGTTAAATCAAACAAGGTGATAGGATTCGGATTGTTGGCAAAGTTAAAGGAATTATTCAACGACTTTTTTCGTTAG